One window of the Petroclostridium xylanilyticum genome contains the following:
- a CDS encoding ABC transporter substrate-binding protein — MFRKRKVVVALLLVIAMIFTTFLTGCGSSKVNDQKANDQSIQQESKGNEEAKTIENKDSGDKFITVLVEGGSPAYAVAKQTADEFKNATGYEVRIDAVPYIGVFDKLRAEVSSAAGAYDVATIDILWFPALAKGLLPIDDLLTDEVKRDLLPGLVEGGSYQNKVYGMPVWTNCKTLLYRKDLFEDPKEKEAFQKQYGYELQPPKTWKEYRDVAKFFTRDTNNDGQIDIYGTSVFGANNGDSVASWLDHVMQAGARPLVVGNNGEVLVNKEPYVKALEFLTTILREDKSVPPGALEMASAETSELFWNGKLAMMLAWGHFYVPSNDPQKSKVAGKVGTAPMIAGDAGVGAIPGPWYQVVPSSSKKQDIAKKYLSFLYEKNALYMDALGVAARKSVFDEFGKKSGYEHLKSLSDTLGGPQTQNRPALAEWSQIENEALVPAVQYALSGKKTPQEALDWAAEMIKEILQK, encoded by the coding sequence ATGTTCAGAAAAAGAAAAGTTGTAGTAGCTCTTTTGCTGGTTATTGCGATGATATTTACAACTTTCCTGACTGGCTGTGGTAGCAGTAAAGTAAATGATCAAAAAGCAAATGACCAATCTATCCAACAAGAAAGCAAAGGTAATGAGGAAGCTAAAACAATTGAGAACAAGGATTCAGGAGACAAATTTATTACTGTATTAGTTGAAGGTGGAAGTCCAGCTTATGCAGTAGCAAAGCAGACAGCTGATGAATTTAAAAATGCTACAGGATATGAAGTTAGAATTGATGCTGTTCCTTACATCGGTGTTTTTGATAAACTTCGTGCAGAAGTATCTTCGGCCGCAGGAGCATATGATGTTGCTACAATTGATATTTTGTGGTTCCCTGCACTTGCTAAAGGGTTACTCCCTATTGATGATCTCTTGACAGATGAAGTGAAAAGGGATTTGCTACCTGGATTGGTTGAAGGAGGAAGTTATCAGAATAAAGTTTATGGAATGCCGGTATGGACAAACTGTAAAACACTACTATATCGTAAAGACCTTTTTGAAGATCCAAAAGAAAAAGAAGCATTCCAAAAGCAATATGGCTATGAATTACAGCCACCAAAAACATGGAAGGAATATAGAGATGTAGCAAAATTCTTCACGCGTGATACTAACAATGATGGACAGATTGATATTTATGGTACCAGTGTATTTGGCGCAAATAACGGGGACTCCGTAGCAAGCTGGCTGGATCATGTAATGCAGGCCGGGGCAAGACCATTGGTTGTAGGTAACAATGGTGAAGTATTGGTAAACAAAGAACCTTATGTGAAAGCATTGGAATTTTTAACAACAATTTTAAGAGAAGATAAATCCGTACCACCAGGAGCTTTAGAAATGGCTTCTGCAGAGACATCAGAATTATTCTGGAATGGCAAGTTGGCAATGATGCTTGCATGGGGACATTTCTACGTGCCATCAAATGATCCTCAGAAATCAAAAGTAGCAGGTAAGGTAGGTACAGCACCTATGATTGCAGGTGATGCAGGGGTTGGTGCTATTCCTGGACCATGGTATCAGGTTGTTCCAAGTTCATCAAAAAAACAAGATATTGCAAAGAAATATCTTTCATTCCTATATGAGAAAAATGCCCTGTATATGGATGCTTTGGGAGTAGCTGCACGTAAATCCGTATTTGATGAATTCGGCAAAAAGAGTGGATATGAACACTTAAAATCACTCTCAGACACATTAGGGGGTCCTCAGACTCAAAATCGTCCTGCTTTGGCAGAATGGTCACAAATAGAAAATGAAGCATTAGTACCTGCTGTCCAATATGCTTTATCTGGTAAGAAAACTCCGCAAGAAGCTTTAGACTGGGCAGCGGAAATGATTAAAGAAATACTTCAAAAATAA
- a CDS encoding glycoside hydrolase family 172 protein, with protein sequence MNVWTPNSPLGGLPFIKSARSLRESSWDRTGGNKDFWIVEPGETAVMANIKGTGCIKHIWMTTRCYAPQYLRKLILEMYWDGEENPSVRVPLGDFFGIGHATCKHYVSLPLSMVFGEKRGPKGPFAAAMNSYFPMPFADGARIQLINESEEQIKNLFFMIDYELYEDEVPEDLGRFHAAWNSENPCKKVVHPKEMDDPAPWDLPGKNLTGEENYVILEAEGKGHYVGCVLNIDNFDASNQVYTWPGEGDDMIFIDGEKWPPSLHGTGTEDYFNAAWGFPSGEYAGPYHGISLGSDVQEHFGKWSLYRFHIEDPIRFTQSIKVTIEHGHANDQGNEYSSVAYWYQLEPHKPLTKLPPVKQRLPRRWPEHGLWDK encoded by the coding sequence ATGAATGTATGGACACCAAATAGTCCATTAGGAGGATTACCGTTTATTAAGTCGGCTAGATCGCTTAGAGAGTCTAGCTGGGATCGTACAGGAGGAAATAAAGATTTTTGGATTGTAGAACCAGGAGAAACTGCAGTAATGGCTAACATAAAAGGGACAGGATGCATCAAGCATATCTGGATGACAACCCGTTGTTATGCTCCACAGTATTTGAGAAAACTAATTTTGGAAATGTACTGGGATGGTGAAGAAAATCCGAGTGTAAGAGTACCTCTGGGCGACTTCTTTGGCATTGGACATGCTACATGTAAGCATTATGTTTCATTACCTTTAAGTATGGTATTTGGGGAAAAGAGAGGACCTAAAGGACCATTTGCTGCAGCGATGAATAGCTATTTCCCAATGCCTTTTGCTGATGGTGCTAGAATACAGCTGATTAATGAAAGTGAAGAGCAAATTAAAAATCTATTCTTTATGATAGATTATGAGCTGTATGAAGATGAAGTTCCTGAGGATCTTGGAAGATTCCATGCTGCATGGAATAGTGAAAATCCATGTAAAAAGGTGGTTCATCCGAAAGAAATGGATGATCCGGCACCATGGGATTTGCCAGGAAAAAACCTGACTGGAGAAGAAAACTATGTAATACTTGAAGCAGAAGGTAAAGGACATTACGTAGGTTGTGTATTAAATATTGACAATTTTGATGCTTCTAATCAAGTGTATACGTGGCCGGGTGAAGGAGATGACATGATATTTATTGATGGTGAGAAATGGCCTCCTTCCTTACATGGTACTGGTACAGAGGATTATTTTAATGCTGCATGGGGATTTCCAAGTGGCGAATATGCAGGACCATATCACGGAATATCTCTTGGAAGCGATGTGCAAGAGCATTTTGGCAAATGGAGTCTCTATCGCTTTCATATAGAAGACCCTATCCGATTTACCCAATCTATAAAAGTTACTATTGAACATGGACATGCAAATGATCAAGGAAATGAGTATTCTAGTGTGGCTTATTGGTATCAGTTAGAACCTCACAAGCCGCTAACAAAATTACCACCGGTTAAACAACGACTTCCGAGAAGATGGCCTGAACATGGATTATGGGATAAATGA
- a CDS encoding response regulator transcription factor, producing MYNVVIVEDDALVRTYLRSLIDWSSYNLKLIAEKENGMEAKEFIENNPADIIITDISMPIMNGVELIKYIADSGKIIKVIALSCYSDYDFVREALKCGAFDYILKQNLTKDSFISILEKAKKSLDEERQHAKYRQNYNNADASNLLKNIMSNIIINEDEIIQHYPNYRYLFKDDNKYYVIIFKFDDYISIEKSICSDELKFIYSSVIETIAGFIKEIVSGIIGLTHNNEFTLLLSFDADEDMSITHKKICNIVEKICDYIEKNTPYTFSAGISNVCGKFSHIYKAYGSTKSMLEGYMLLYKNKIHFLKNQKLRQNCMLTLEDEKNLLGIVIEGDIDKAEKLIDNYISRLEASFIHFNNLKIFILDLLNLVIKIAIKCEVEFRQLFDSDFNPYEEIEAKHNIHEIKRWFFSIVKKIIELNNEKNISHRTDIIKAIEYIESHYSEDISLKDISDYVNISPNYFSMVFKKETGVSFSNYLLNVRLEKSKELLRKGNIRIYEIAYSVGFNNDQYFNRVFKDKYGITPLMYRKQKSKL from the coding sequence ATGTATAATGTAGTGATTGTTGAAGATGATGCACTGGTTAGAACATATCTGCGAAGTTTAATAGATTGGTCCTCATATAACTTGAAACTTATTGCTGAGAAAGAAAATGGTATGGAAGCTAAAGAATTCATTGAGAATAATCCTGCTGACATAATCATAACAGATATCAGTATGCCAATTATGAATGGAGTTGAATTAATAAAATATATAGCTGACAGTGGAAAAATAATTAAAGTAATAGCTTTGAGCTGCTACAGCGATTATGACTTTGTACGGGAAGCCCTTAAATGCGGTGCTTTCGATTATATCCTCAAGCAAAACTTAACAAAGGATTCTTTTATTAGTATTCTAGAAAAAGCAAAGAAATCGTTGGATGAAGAAAGACAGCATGCAAAATATAGGCAAAATTATAATAATGCTGATGCTTCAAATTTACTTAAAAATATAATGAGTAACATTATTATAAATGAAGATGAAATCATTCAACACTATCCAAATTACAGATACCTGTTTAAAGATGATAATAAATATTATGTTATTATTTTTAAATTTGATGATTACATAAGTATCGAAAAATCTATATGTTCAGATGAATTGAAATTCATTTATTCATCTGTGATTGAAACAATAGCAGGGTTTATTAAAGAGATAGTATCTGGTATAATTGGTTTAACACATAATAATGAATTTACACTTTTATTGAGCTTTGATGCTGATGAAGATATGTCGATAACTCATAAAAAAATTTGCAACATCGTTGAGAAGATTTGTGACTATATTGAAAAGAACACTCCGTATACCTTCAGTGCGGGTATAAGTAACGTGTGCGGTAAGTTTTCGCATATATACAAAGCTTATGGTTCTACAAAAAGTATGCTTGAAGGCTATATGCTGCTATATAAAAACAAAATACATTTTTTGAAAAATCAAAAACTTCGTCAAAATTGCATGTTAACACTAGAAGATGAAAAGAATCTTTTGGGGATTGTTATAGAGGGAGACATAGATAAAGCTGAAAAACTAATAGACAATTATATTAGCAGGCTAGAAGCATCTTTTATACACTTTAATAATCTAAAAATCTTTATTTTAGATTTGCTCAATTTAGTTATCAAGATAGCAATAAAATGTGAAGTAGAATTTCGACAACTGTTCGATTCTGATTTTAATCCATACGAAGAGATTGAAGCAAAACATAATATACATGAAATTAAAAGATGGTTTTTTTCAATTGTAAAGAAAATTATTGAGTTAAATAATGAAAAAAATATTTCTCATAGAACTGATATTATAAAAGCGATTGAATATATAGAAAGCCACTATAGCGAAGATATATCATTAAAAGATATTTCAGATTATGTAAATATTAGTCCTAATTATTTTAGTATGGTATTTAAAAAGGAAACAGGAGTAAGCTTTTCAAATTATTTGTTAAATGTACGGCTGGAAAAATCTAAAGAACTGCTTAGGAAAGGCAATATCAGAATTTATGAAATTGCTTATAGTGTTGGGTTTAATAATGATCAATACTTTAATCGGGTTTTTAAAGACAAATATGGTATAACACCTCTTATGTACAGAAAACAAAAAAGCAAATTATAG
- a CDS encoding sensor histidine kinase: MDRLNITLLKKLLNMFKSLNIRSQLIFTYIPISLVFILALGIGTFNIVSHTLREKSKTFISQTLNILSNDITKKLEEYEKVCSTIALDYDLYSLLSQKTTDFKNYSQYNTVKQKLYYFTYNVPDIKSVFIYPVNRLNIIRSDSNIIYYDLNYKDTGMFKSLITNYDKKIWTTEALAGSDPVKNNYIYLLSSIPSFYSVNGVIQLQIYEKSICKLYKDTYFGNESTIFIIDEQGSIVSHPDKNRISTKIVPMLLDNINKASGTFITKIDNKEYLVVYSAIDKTPWKIISTIPMRFIELEINRIFTTALIVIILSSIFIISISVLLSSKIAMPLEKLGNAMESLEKGDFNTKLDFDGSNEVGKISKRFNTMVAEIRKLMDDIREEEREKKEAYIHALQAQIKPHFLYNTLFSIKCLASIKKQAEIEEMLDSLISLLMASINKGGEFITINEEIKYIKKYIFIQSYKYRDKFKIIYDIDPEIKTYYTLKLLIQPIIENSILHGIENYCKDFVIKIIGRMEEDAVIFKIQDNGKGIKEDILKKMFQDKKDEYKNVFSGIGIKNVNERIKLYFGDNYGLYYVSGLKQGTEAVIRLPVIKEKEGVEKHV, translated from the coding sequence ATGGACAGATTAAATATAACTTTGCTTAAAAAGCTTTTAAATATGTTTAAATCTCTGAATATTAGATCTCAGCTTATTTTTACCTATATACCTATTTCACTTGTATTTATATTGGCGCTCGGTATTGGAACCTTTAATATTGTTTCACACACCCTTAGAGAAAAATCTAAAACTTTTATAAGTCAAACACTTAATATTCTAAGCAATGACATTACTAAAAAGTTGGAAGAATATGAAAAAGTTTGCTCAACAATCGCATTAGATTATGATCTCTATTCTTTACTATCTCAAAAAACCACAGACTTTAAGAATTACTCACAATACAATACAGTTAAGCAAAAGCTGTACTATTTTACGTATAATGTACCAGATATAAAATCGGTATTTATTTATCCTGTTAATCGTTTAAATATTATAAGGTCGGATAGTAACATTATTTATTACGATCTTAATTATAAGGATACCGGCATGTTTAAAAGTCTTATTACTAATTATGATAAAAAAATTTGGACAACAGAAGCGTTAGCCGGTTCTGATCCGGTTAAGAATAATTATATATATCTACTTAGTTCAATACCTAGCTTTTATAGCGTAAATGGTGTAATACAGTTACAGATATATGAAAAAAGTATTTGTAAACTTTATAAAGACACTTATTTTGGAAATGAATCTACAATATTTATAATTGATGAACAAGGTTCAATCGTATCACATCCTGATAAAAATCGTATTTCAACTAAGATAGTTCCTATGTTGCTTGATAACATTAATAAAGCTTCTGGCACTTTTATTACTAAGATTGACAATAAAGAATATTTAGTGGTTTACTCCGCAATTGATAAAACACCATGGAAGATAATTTCTACTATTCCAATGAGGTTTATTGAATTGGAAATTAACCGTATTTTTACCACAGCTCTAATCGTTATTATATTGAGTTCTATCTTTATAATTAGTATTTCAGTATTACTTTCATCTAAAATAGCAATGCCGTTAGAAAAGCTAGGAAATGCTATGGAGAGCTTAGAGAAAGGGGACTTTAATACTAAACTTGACTTTGACGGAAGCAATGAAGTCGGAAAAATAAGCAAAAGGTTTAATACGATGGTTGCAGAGATCAGAAAATTAATGGATGATATTCGAGAAGAAGAAAGGGAAAAAAAGGAAGCGTATATTCATGCACTTCAAGCACAGATTAAGCCTCATTTTTTGTATAATACGCTATTTTCCATAAAATGCCTTGCTTCAATAAAAAAACAGGCTGAGATAGAAGAAATGTTGGATTCCCTTATTAGTTTATTAATGGCAAGTATTAACAAGGGTGGGGAATTTATTACTATTAACGAAGAAATTAAATATATAAAGAAATATATTTTTATACAATCTTATAAATATCGAGATAAATTTAAAATTATATATGATATAGACCCGGAAATTAAAACCTATTATACTCTAAAGTTATTAATTCAGCCTATTATTGAAAACTCTATTCTTCATGGAATTGAGAATTACTGTAAAGATTTTGTAATAAAAATCATAGGTAGAATGGAAGAAGATGCAGTTATATTTAAAATTCAAGACAATGGTAAAGGAATTAAGGAAGATATCTTGAAAAAAATGTTTCAGGATAAAAAGGATGAATACAAAAACGTGTTTAGTGGTATAGGAATAAAAAATGTTAATGAAAGGATTAAACTATATTTTGGTGACAATTATGGATTGTATTATGTAAGTGGGTTAAAACAAGGGACAGAAGCAGTAATTCGTTTGCCTGTTATTAAGGAAAAGGAAGGTGTGGAAAAGCATGTATAA